The genome window TCCTCAGTTATGATGGAATTCATTCTATCAAAAATAGTTCTGATCACCCCAAGTTTTTGGTGGATAGGGTGGTGCGAATTAAAATTGAGGTACTGGTCAGTGTGTGTGACCTTTCTATATACAAGTAACTTCACTGGCCCATCTGGCTTACGAACAATtaacgtgtccaaaaatggtaTGGTACCCTCGTGCTCTTTCTCATAGGTAAATATGATGTTCTCAGTGGGGTCACTCTGATTAAGGTGCTCAGTAAGATTGTCTACTTGATCTTTTTGCACTATTTCCAATATATCGTCCACGTATCTCTTCCACAGCCGTGGCTTACATGTGAGAGGGGCATATGCTATGGCCTTTTGCTCTACAAATTCCATGTAGAGGTTTGCTACAACCGGGGATACGGGTCTACCCATCGCAGCACCAAATCGTTGTTTATAAATTGTGCCGCGGAAAAAGAAATATGTGGTAgtaaattagtacaaactgtagTAACTCCAATACTTCGTCAGCCGAGGGTAGGGTTCTTTCTTTCAGCGTAGTGTCATTCTCCAAGCGCGATTTTATAACTTATAAGGATTgctcaattcgtcggctgtattccatagtgacgtatagtgatttttggtcatttttttgaaaatcggcacatatgtttttaatgatgttctctttcattttttctaagtctcatcagtcataattagctaattaattagtaattaattaattaaatgtggcgtatagttacaaagtgacattttttgtattccatagtggcgtatggaccatacgccactttttatacacattttataattatgaaatatcggcaaaatgaaaaacatcgtatgtcatagtgacgtacacgcatcggacctatacgccactatggaatacgaacgacgaaaagtaacgccatagggattacacggcgaccgaggtggcgtacggttaacgttaggttagggtattgggttttgttcgttttccatagtgacgtatagttttactttcagtttgccagcaatagtatgtatttatttcttttgaaaatatataacaataaaatctatttagtttactacagaaatttcacatcatttacaaaatataatgaatgtctgatttacacaactcgattttaaattggcatttttcaaacccgattttctcgaaaagttgtttattcgcggcgccccactatacgccactatggaatacggacgacgaattgggGTGCTCGTAAATAGAGATACTACATCATGAGAAATTAAATCGGGGCACACTATCTAAGTCACGTAttatgatcctctactgagtgacatttctacaccctctgtggtcggGAATCGTCCAACCGGAAaaagtgatcatcaatcaatattccaATGATGGTTTTCGACCATGAAAGAAatcgtatatttatttattttcaaatctgatgaatctattcacccACTTAGtacaatcccatttggtccacatcccactttgtccagacccagttagtccaatctcacttagccaatgtcccacttgggccatgtcccacttagtccatgtcccacttggccATGTCTCActtggccatgtcccacttaggtcattcccactagggccatgtcccacttaggccatgtcccactaggtccatgtcccactaggtccatgtcccactaggtccatgtcccactagggccatgtcccacaatggccatgtcccacttacgccatgtcccactaggttcATGTCCCaatagggccatgtcccacttgggccatgtcccattTAGGcaatgtcccactaggtccatgtacTCCGTTTtagtgtttgttttaattttcattGTAGGGCCTATAGTTGTAAAAATCATGTTGAGTTTGAGCATGGTGCAAGTGAACAATGTAGGTCTATAAAGTGTTGTACTAGAATATTATTCAGTTTGTAGTTCCATAAGAATTTGCAATTGCTCATCTGGTGGGAGTTTtgcttataataattatatttcttaGAAATTCTCTTGTGGTAAAACCCGAGAAAGTTGAAGGTTGGTGTGTAcaggtaggcctaggcataatagATATTGAAAAGTTTCAcagtattttgtatacattttaatttCTAGTATGCcactttctttgttttatttcctaTAAAGTGGCTGTACATTTAACaatataggataggataggataggataggataggataggaagctttatttcaccacggaggcccaaatcaacaaagttgttcttccttggggcagTGGAGTTAAGGGATCATTCGCATACACTTGTAACGGGGGGAggtgggctgatgcaaaaagtgggtcctaaatattttattttgaactgTCTGTAGAGGCTCATTattaaaaaaatcaccaaaatattttctcgcagaacacaagtttacactattttctgtGGGGTTGACAATCTATATATCCTTTAGTTTCTTAGAAAACTTAAACATTCTCAGCTAGGCCTACTGGAGATACTTAAATGACTGTGATCCTACgtagtgtatcaaaatgattggtacccatctgcCTTATGAAACACCCGCTGCTTCCAAATTGAACATTAGATCCGCCtgaaatgactacaatttatagttttatgaccttttattacATCGATCTACAAATAAGGCGGATGTTATAGTGCATTTTGATGGGGCAGTCTTGTCCATGCTCACTGGATATTGAaaggtaccaataattttgatacaccctgtataccaaagaacagaagaagaactaaagacagacattgactatctgagggaccgttcacaaacacttgttaggggggaccAACATTATGTTCATGGTTATATAATGTAAGATTGGCTAAAGTTGCACTGAGAGTGGATTCCATGACCGtgccaattttttgaaaaaagaggTATTGCATTCTAGAACGAGACTTAGAAGatttcaaaattgttcagttGGTGGTTTGTTAAAAATGTATTAACCTGGAGTTTTCATTGGCTTTGCATGCTATATCTATTGCTTCAGATTGAATAATGTTTCAGTATACAGCTGTGACAACTATTGTTTCTAGTGAGATATTTGGGTGGTTTGTTAGCCTTTAGTTTGTTTATatcccctcatttcaaatcattagttttggtttctcttttggtcagaaaccaaaaatcaagggattaaaaagtggagatgaactggtctgcaatcataacactattgtgctgggaggacacaagagggtatctttaaccaaaagtataatggcctataaccatacgtatataatagcctattgtgctaacattttcattatcggatatctatctacgcgggcgacagttggtgctctctgccgtaggtggcacactttcatgtcaccttataattacacccgagttctacgaggcctacatgtagaaatcatgtgcacatattgagggggtgggggtgttttgtgtatttgtctgaaatataaacgatgcatgatggtgtagatgatttgattatgaattagtttattccccggaaagcacaacccatacctcttggGTACCTATGCTCCCTCCGCAACCTATATATATAAcatcctccctcccccctccccacactcgatatcgactcttccctattattccactccactcttgagctctcctctccccctccttcccttcccacttccaatgctctctcccctctgctTATCTTTCTCCCTTAACCttaacccccccacacacacacacaccctctttccctgtcggatctcttctttcttttctccATCTTTCTTTTACCCTAAGTCTAGGCCTATCACATCATGCGATacccaaattaataaataaattgaataaaagtcaatttaaaccagctttctatcatattgatcttccgtcatgcgacatgaaCATAAATATAGTTGtgaataatagtgtttatatcactaaaGTGTCTATTATATCACTCAAGTATATAATCTGTCACGTGGCTATTGTAATGTAGCCACAACCTTGTattcgttgccacacctgcacgttctggtgttaaaagcacgcaatcggagccaaatatgtgatagttccgtattattttgtataatagttgcaaatgtacaTTCAGCTTACACTCGCCCCTTCCCCACCACCCATTTTTCAGTGTTGGGAGActataatgtagaaatgatgacgattttgtccaaatcaacattgcaataggggagcggggatggatgttggccaattaacgctcaggtgtggcattGGCGATCAATCCTGATTGATCGCCAATGCCAGACCAAAGATACTAATGTCATTTTGGAGTCATTCGGGGTCATCCGGGAttaaatcgccatagattgttacAGGCTCATGacatttggtgggaacgaccaaCGATGCAAGACCAAAAATGCAAAGTCATTCTGGGGTCATTTTGGGTCAAATCTCTATAGATTGGcgcaagttcatgaaatttggtatgAATGACCAACGATGgaaggcaaaaatgtcaaaaacgtcacgcatgagtaattttggctaaaagtgcggtttttaccaaaaatgcttcttcttctacaGATTTCATGGTAGAGTgatgagacttggtcatcggcattgACAATACTGCCCCACCATGACAAAAGGGCATAACTGACATATTGATCATTTCGAGATAATTGATTAAAATGCCCCCACCATGACAAAAGGGCATAACTGACATATTGATCATTTCGAGATAATTGATTAAAACTGTGCTCAGCCTGCATTGACTTGTACATCCGTTGTCAAATCGCCATAAATTatattgtcgcaggttcatgaaatttggtggcaTTGACCACTGATGCGAGACCAAAATGccaaagtcattttggggtcattcgggaTCAAATCGCCATACAATGTcctaggttca of Amphiura filiformis chromosome 14, Afil_fr2py, whole genome shotgun sequence contains these proteins:
- the LOC140170529 gene encoding uncharacterized protein, translating into MGRPVSPVVANLYMEFVEQKAIAYAPLTCKPRLWKRYVDDILEIVQKDQVDNLTEHLNQSDPTENIIFTYEKEHEGTIPFLDTLIVRKPDGPVKLLVYRKVTHTDQYLNFNSHHPIHQKLGVIRTIFDRMNSIITEDADKKLGLEETKIKEALGRCGYPNWAFKQVKEKMDKKQAKKPNKKKDTDIQTKGLVVITYVEGLAEKANRIFRKHGIATAMKPNTNLRKRLVHPKDKVDLINSTNCVYEIP